The following DNA comes from Hordeum vulgare subsp. vulgare chromosome 3H, MorexV3_pseudomolecules_assembly, whole genome shotgun sequence.
CCAGGGTCCCGTCGTCGATGcgaagcttctttggtggcagtcgcgtgggccactttcggtgcggaGGCAGCCGACCCTCGAGCAGGAGGTActtcgccgtgtcagggaggaggacgcgcACGTCCATCGCTACTTGGTTGCGTTGGACGCCAGGTTcttcaatacctggcaggttcttcagggatctcacccgagctatgatcttgTGATGGTTCCGTCTctgtgggtgtccaccgcccgcgcctcacTACAGCGACAActctttgggtgatcagtttgATGAAAAACCACGAGTGGACTAGATTATACTatagatgtattcgagattatattcgataatattcgagatgtattaattTGATTATTGGTTTGAAACTCAAAGAGAATCTTTTttcctcttgagatctattgcaggATAAGAGGTtttgactttgttgctagaaaaaatTAAGCTTCTTAGGCAGGTCTATCATTGTatgatttttgttttgttgttgttgtagcctttagaataggttttatttgtccaATGTCTGTGATTTTTAATGTGATGTAGAATTATGAACACAGGAAATGGCGTGGTCGGATGAAGATAGGATCCCTGCGAGCCATTTGTGCTGGGATGATAGGGGTACATGCGATCATTATCCTCACCTAGATAACGATACGTCCTTCGTCGTCAAGTTGACGGATGACTTCCCGATTATTACGGTATATAAAGACGGCATGTATTTTTTGTTAGTCAAGTATGACGTGTGCTTTTTCTTGCTTTAGTTAACCTTGAATTTTCTTGTATACAATTCGACTAATGCGTTCATTGCCATGCAAGATTTGTTGTCTTGGATAAGTTTCATTATAAAGAGAAGGACAATAAAGATCCTAAGATAGCTAACCTAAGAATAGAGCATTTCACTTTCGTTGTCAAGGTAAAAAATGATgaagatcacacatattttggCTATTCTAATTGGAGAGCATTTTGCAAGGCATATAGGTTAAATGAGGATATGAACATTACCTTCGATCTTGGCAATGATGATGTCCGTGATAATAATATAGAAATTTGGGTGCATGCCGAGGATGACTTGATTCTAGTTCTACCTCCAGATGCGTTTTGTCAACATATTTGTTAGGTAATTTTATTGATTAGTGAAAAGTATCTTGTACTCATCCCGATTAAATTTCATAATTTTCAATTATTAGCTTATTCCCATGCTAGAAGAACTACACGGGAGATAGTAGATCGGACCTACTACAATTTTGGCTCCAACCttacttggttggagaaaaatcatctcatgtcaTTTATTCATGCtgttgacaatcatgctaaaaattacATGACTAGCAACATTTGTCatgaatatgtgccactagtgcaccagCTGAGCCCTCAGAACATCACTTCAAACAACTTTGTAAGATTTTGTATACCATTGCGTCACTAATCCATCTTTCTTATACATTATTATTAAGCAAAACTAGTTtgctaactatattattattactaACAGGTACTCCCGTCAGAGACCGTGCCTAAATGGATGTTTACAACCGGTTATTTGGAAATGGTTAGCTTACGGCTAACCCTGATTAATTACCATGATAAATACAGGATATATCAAAGTGAAGACATTCTGAAAATCAAAGGATGAAGAAATGCAATACAAGCGTCCATGATACCATTTGGAGAGGAATCCTTGCGCATCCCACAAGTTGGAGATAGGTTGATATGTGCTCTTCAATACGGAGATGTCGGAGTCCGCCTTTATTTTGCTTTTTTACCTATGTGAGAGTAGTAGTTAGTGTTTCAACCTTGTGATAAATTGGTCATTTGCTGCTATGATAACAACCAGAATCATGAGGAGTTCATCATTTTTACGCTACTTTACCTAGAATGATGAAGACTTTTTAAACTATTATGTACAATGATGAGGATTAATATATGATGTCGTGTAATGGTTTATGTACGTACTAGCTAGCGTCTAGTTGACACTGACCGAAAACACCAACAAGCATAAGAAATCAAAGATGATGGACACAAAAAGAAAATGaggaaacacaatatgaaacccctaataaaaccctccaaaacccctaaaCCCCCTCCCCTTTCAAAAAACCCGCAGCGCGTGGAGCTGCTGACGCGTGGCCGCCTTTGGGTCCCGATTGGTGTTACCAACGAGGACTAAAGGTCCACCTGCCTAGGCGCTCCGCAGCGGCCATGTGGAGCtcatttgggcctttagtccccatGGCTTTGTCCCGGTTGAAGAatcaggactaaaggccctctgGAACCGATACTAATGGcccttttttctactagtgataggaGGAATCAAGTAATCTGCTCCATGGCGATGGTTATGTGAGTTCTCGACAAATGAAGAAGACCAACACTTTGTAGTCGCTCTGTCCACAAATATAtgatgttttggatatttcaacACAGACTACATGCAGACTGTAATGAGAACATGTATATGCATTTGgttcagatttttttaaaacatcttatatttgtgagccAAGAGaatattatttttgtttttacaATGTAAACAAAAGATAAAGTGCGCTAACATTAAATTGCTATACAATTTAATATTTTTAGTATGTAAAAAATCaagaataaattatttattataaaTATCATTAATTATTTGTGATATCCTTATTTATCATGTTGCATTAATTATGTATTATTTCCTTCCTCGTTTGTATGAGGTGAATATTATGTAATAAATACATTTGATAATATTTGTATATTTGTTTATCAACATGCATTAATTACATATTAATTATTATCTTATTTGTATGAGGTCAAGAGAGTATAACAAATTACGATCATTATCTTTGTTTATTTACCAATTAACATGCATTAATTGCATATTTAATTCCTTCCTTATTTGTATGAGGTGAATATTGTAATAAATTTCGTTCATTATCTTGGAGTACTAGTTTTCTAAGTTATCAACATGCATTAATTACATACTATTtccccttatatatatatatatgaggtcCTGGACATCCAATTATCACAACAACATAAAATCATGTCTTCACCTCCCGCCAGTATCATTGCGGCCCCGTCTGCACCGACCCTCAAGCTGCTTGTTGATAAGAAGGCCAATCGCGTCCTGTACGCTGAGGCCGGAAAGGATGCTGTAGACTTCCTCTTCAGCCTCCTGGCGATGCCAATAGGCACCGTAGCCAAGGTACTTCAGACCGGTAGTGATGGGTTTGGTGTGGCCAACATCTACGCTAGTGTCCAGAAAATGAATACCGTGTACATGCATAGTAAGATCGTTCAAGAGGCTCTCTTGAGCTCATGTAGGCCCATGTTCCTTCACCGCCCTACCACAAGACTCCCAGCGGCACCTGCGCTGGTGCCTAAGAGCATGTCGATAGATGTTGCACGTGACTTCTCTCTCTACGGGTCTGCCGTAGCCGGCGGTGGGCACGTGCAAGGCCTGGTTACTTACTCTGTCATGGATGACCTCACCATCGCGCCCATGTCCAGCATATCTGCAGTGGTTCTGATAAACAAGCTGAACAGGGAAGGGAATGACCTCGTGCTCGAGGAGAAGTCCGTGAAGATTGGTAACAAAGAGGTGGGACTTGCTAAATATGTATATTCAAGCACCTAtgcttttttcttttcttattttgataTGTTGAATTAATCTATTTGCAGGCTTTCGATATTCTCAAGGCTTCAATGGATTCCAGGACTGTCCTCACCGATGTGTTCCTGTCTGGCAAAAATACTGATGTCTCCCTATCCAAGAATAAAAGGGCTCGTTCATCTAGTGGTGAGAAGAAAAAAGATAAGATCCCGGATTGTTATATATGAGTGAAGGTTGCACCATGTTGCCATTTGGATAATAAGAGTATGCATTGAACCAAGATTGGTTGTAGAGAACTCGCCATTCATGTATTTGTATGACCAAAGACTTGAGagcatatatgtatgtatatgtctGTATGGAAAATAATGCTAGCAGCCTTTACCCAAGGAAAGCCTATCAAAACCATACATTTTTGTGAGATCTCTAGGTTCATCAAGCCGTTCCAATTTTGCACCATGAATTCATCAAATCATCTATCTCATACACACCACTAATATTCTTGTGACCTGGCACTAGTACAACTGCCACATTTCCACTAGTACTATTGTCACCAAGACTAGCACTGCTGTCATCCAACTCATTTGAAATTAAAATCCTGCGTGCGACAAACATTACATTTAAGAACAAAAGTTAATACATGTTTTTGAAGTAAACATCATTATGTAACTAATTGGAGCCCATTTAACTATGAGAAGAGTATTTTTTGAGCACGCAAAATAGGAAAGTGCCCTTTACAAAATTTCCAATTACAATTCATACATGTGCAAGAGCAAGTGTGGAAACTTTCCCATACACACCTCATACACAAAGTGCCCGATTATAAAAAATCGCAAAGTGCCATTTTATATCTCAACAATTTCAATTACAATATGCAAAATTCCAAAGTGCTTCCAAAAAACAAAGTGCCAAATTACAAGAAATTATGTACAAAAGATGATTCAAAGTTGCAATACACAAAGTGTTAGTACACATGATAAAGTGTTGAGATGATACAAAGTGTCAATACACAAAGTGCTAGTACACACATGATAAAATGTTGAGACGATAGAAAGTCCCAACACATACAAAGGTGCTAAATCAGAAGGCACGAAATAACAAGAAAGTGTTGGATTGTATACGAAGTACTAATTACCGAAGTGGCAACTGCTTATATGATCTATTAAAGTTCACACTTTTGGACACATATACAAAGTGACAATTAGCAACAAAGTGCCAACTTACTATGTGTACCGAATTGCATATATACACATAATAAACAAAGTACGACTAGTAGCTAGGAAAGTATCAGTAAATTGCCAAATGCCTTACATGGTGCTAGGATACTTGGATAGTGCTAAAATTACTAAATCACAATGTGTTAGAAAGTCTAATAGGGTGCCAAAATAATCTACGAGGTTTTAAAGAACAAGGTACTAAACAATGAAGTGCCAACATTTTTCATTGTAGTTAAGAACATTAACATGTCAGTAAGAAACCATGAACATACTACAAGGTTCTAAGGACGGATCAAACACAAAGCTCTAAACATTACAAATTTGCAGATACATGCATCAGGAAAAGATAAAATGCACAAGGAAAGTGTTATGTATGATCGGATCATAATACACCAAACATTATACACACAAAAGGCAAACGAGTAGAAGTACACCTTCCCTCGATGTTGCAGATCCCCAATGGTTGAGGTTGAAATAGGTGGAGTTGGTTGTAGCAGACAAGGCATCGCCTCCTCCTCAGAGCTTATCATGAGACGAGATATGTAAATTAGTTGCGACGACCTCCATAAGTGAGGGGAGAGGAGCGGCGGCAACAACTTGGACCCCGGAAGGTGACCCAGCTTTCACCATTATTGTCGTAGGAGGAGCGCATTGATAGATCCAACCCCAATGTTGGGTGGAGTGGTGGTATCTACTGCGGCAaccaaagtccttccttggcgctaggaattcttcttgttacttctctggtttgcatcggtttttcccttgaagaggaaagggtgatgcagcacaggagcagtaagtatttccctcagtttgagaaccaaggtatcgatccagaaggagggcctcgtcaagtccagagtacctacgcaaacacaaacaagcttgcacccaacccttcaaaggggttgtcaatcccttcaggattgtttgcaaagtgagatctgaaggcggaaagtgcaacgaagtaaaaagtgtaaggctgaaaatatggtttggagtagaccctgggggccatagtgttcactagaggcttctctcataagagcaaatatcacggtgggtgaacaaattactgtcgagcaattgatagaaccgctcaaagtcatgacgatatttaagtcaatgatcatacatataggcatcacgtccgagacaagtagaccgatactttctgcatctactacta
Coding sequences within:
- the LOC123439255 gene encoding uncharacterized protein LOC123439255 — protein: MSSPPASIIAAPSAPTLKLLVDKKANRVLYAEAGKDAVDFLFSLLAMPIGTVAKVLQTGSDGFGVANIYASVQKMNTVYMHSKIVQEALLSSCRPMFLHRPTTRLPAAPALVPKSMSIDVARDFSLYGSAVAGGGHVQGLVTYSVMDDLTIAPMSSISAVVLINKLNREGNDLVLEEKSVKIGNKEAFDILKASMDSRTVLTDVFLSGKNTDVSLSKNKRARSSSGEKKKDKIPDCYI